Within Hyphomicrobiales bacterium, the genomic segment AATAGGTGGATTAACGGTAACCTTGTTGGTTGGTTTGGGTACTTTTTCTACAAATGCGGAAACATTGAGAAGTGTTGTACGAGAAGTACTTATAGATAATCCGGAAATTGCCGCTTTAGCTCTCAATCGAGCCGCTATTGAACAAGAAGAGCGGCAAGCAAAGGGCTTGAAACGTCCCAACGTAGACCTTTTCGGCGGTGTTGGTGTGGGCCGTGATGATAGAAACTTCATCCGTGATGGCGCCAGCGTCCAAGGGGATATTGGCGTTTCTCTTACCCAAAAGCTCTTTGATGGTTTTGAGGCGAAAAACAGAATTAAGCGCCAAAAAGCGCGCGGTGCTTCTGCGCGAAGCCGGGTTAAAGATGCTTCAAACATAGTAACTCTCCAAGTTGTTCGCGCGTTTTTAGAAACACGCCGAGCCCATACAATTGCTTCAGTTGCCCGCCAAAATGTCGGCGCTCACCAACGTATCGTCGGCAAAGTGCGTGAAAGTGCGAATGCGGGGCGTGGAACGAATACTCAAGTTCAACAAGCGCTGGCTCAATTGGAGCAGGCAAAGATTGATCTTGAAAGTGCTGAGCTACAAATCCTCGATGCACGCACAGCGTTTTTCTCCGTTGTTGGGCGTGAGCCTGGGAAATTGCATAAGGTGAAGGTGCCAAGCATTCATTTCCCTCACACAGTACAAGATGCGGTCGCGCTTGCGACGTCGCAATCGCCTGCAGTTCAAGCCCGCGTTTTTGATGCAGATGCCGCTCTTTCTGCGGTTGAAGTGGCAAAAGCCTCCCGTTTCCCGCAGGTAGATCTTGAAGCATCCGTATTTGAAACTTTCAATGAAACACCAGGCGGCGGCGGATCTGAATTTGATGGGCAAGCCCTTGTAAGGTTCAAGTACAAACTTTATGGCGGCGGCATTAATCGTTCGAGAAGACGCGAAGCAGAACTTCGTGCGGCCGAAGCCCGCAATGATGTGGAAATTACGAAACGCACCATATCGCGCGATGTACGTCTTGCTTATGGACAAACGACGACAGCCAAACGACGTGTTGCTTTAATGCGCAGTAAAGCAAACCGCGCTGGACGTATTTTGCCAGATTATCTTGCTCAATTTGATGCCGGTCGCCGGTCATTGCTTGATGTGTTGGATATCCAAAACGATATTTTCGTTAATCGTTCTGCGGCCGTTTCAGAAGAATTCACAGGCAAATTCAACCGCTTTCGGATTCTAGCGTTGAGCGGGAAACTGGTTCAATCTTTGGGCGTTCAGTTGCCAAAAGCGGCGACGCAGACATACCGACTAACGATTGAAGATGTCGATGCATGGGAAAACTTGCGATAAACGCAGTTAAACCATCAATATCAGCGCCAACCTTCCACATGGTAAGTAATCTCTTAACGGCTTTCACGTAAATTGAATACTACCTAAAGTTGTTGGTGGTGTTGATTTTGAATAAAGATATTGAAAGTCTCAAAAAGACAGTTAACGCGTTCGTAGCTGATGGCTCCGAAGGTCTTGATCAAAAAGGTGATGTGGCCGATTTAAAGCCTAAGCCTTTAGCGCGGGCCTTATCGTATGTTTGCGAACGGTTTGATCATCCTGTTTCGCCATACGCAATTGAGCACACGACTGTCTTTGCAGACAATAAAACCGATGTTGAAACATTGCCTGTTATTGGCGACGCTATTGGTCTTAATGTCACTCGATTTTCTGGAAAATTAAAGCGGCTTTCCAATGCCTCGCTGCCAGCCATTGCTAAGATGAGTAATGGATATGCCGTCATCACGTCGGTTACGGCAGAGCAGAAAAATAAAACCCTCACGTTTAGCCTGTTTGCCGACAAAGATGACGACGACAAGCAAGACCAAACGATATTGCTGAGCGACTTTATCGGCAAAAATCCTGTGCTGATGACATGCCAACGCGCAGACGATGAAAAAGACGATGCGCCCATATCAGTGCGTGGTTTGTTTTCGTCTCCAATCTTCTCCTCTGAAGCGCTGTTTGCCACCATTGCAATCAACGTAATCGGCCTTGGCATCCCGCTGTTCACGATGAATGTCTATGATCGCGTGCTGCCTAATTTCTCGCTTGATACACTGACTGTTTTGGCAATTGGGGTCTGTTTGGCCGCTTTGTTTGATTTTGCGCTTAGGCTTTTGCGAACCCACATCGTTGATGGAACATCGCGGCGGATTGATGTGCTGTTTTTGAACCGCATTTTCGCCCGCTATCTTGCAACAGCCTTGTCTAAAGAACGCCGAATGGTGGGCAGTGATGCCAATGCGTTTCGGGATACAGATGTTATTCGCGAATTTCATTCTTCCGCATCATTAGCGATTTTTGGCGACTTACCTTTTATCTTCCTGTTTGTTGGTGTGATTGCATTTATCGGCGGCCCGTTGGTTTACGTCACAATAATCGCGATCACTCTCATGCTGCTGGTTGGTTTTTTGGTGCAGCGGCCTTTGGCTAAAATCACAGAAGAAGCTTATCAAAACACAGCCAACCGCAATACGGTGTTGATTGAGACAATATCAGGCATTGAAACACTTAAAGCGATCGGGCTTGAACGTAAGGCCGCGCAAAAGTGGGAAAAAGCCGCTGCGGCTCAAATTCGTTCCGGTGTAAAAAGTCGGGCCTATACCAATTTTGCGATGAGTTTCATGGTTTTAGCTCAAACAGTTGCAACCGTCGCACTCGTCGTTGCAGCGGTTCATCTCATTATTGCTGGCACAATATCTGCCGGTGCGATGCTTGCTTGCATGATCATCCAAGGTCGCGCAATGGGGCCAGTTAGTCAGATTTCCAGTTTGGTTTTGCGCTTGTATCAAGTTAAGGCCGCTGAGCGCGCCTTGAGCGAAATACAATCACGACCATTAGAGCGCCGCGAAACTAGTCGCTTTATCAAACACCCGGGCATCAAAGGCGATGTTCAGTTTGAAAATGTTTCCTTCACTTACGATGATGAGAGCAAAGTCGCGGCATTAAAAGATGTGTCGCTCTCCATTAAGCAAGGTGAGAAGGTTGCCATTATCGGCCATTCGGGCTCTGGCAAAACGACATTATTAAAAATCCTCGCAAAATTATACGCGCCAGACTCAGGGCGGGTTTTCGTCGACGGCATTGGTTTGTCCGCGCTTGACCCTTCAGAAATCCGTCGCCACATAGGTTGGGCGGGTGCTGATGCGACTTTGTTCGCGGGAACGATCCGCGAAAACTTGATGGGCCACATGCCGTCTCTCACTGATGTTGATTTGGTGAATGCTGTGCGTACATCTGGATCGCTTAGCTGGATCAACGGTTTGTCCCACGGCTTTGACACGCTCTTAACGGAGGGCGGAACCAATCTTTCCTCTGGCCAAAGACAAACCCTCGTCTTAGCGCGCGCCATCATTTCCAATCCACCTTTGCTGCTTCTCGATGAACCAACAAGCAATATGGACGGGCGGTTGGAGCGTGTTGTTATTGATGGTTTTGAAAAAGCAAATCGAGATCATACTTTGCTGGTGGTGACACACAGACCGAGTACTTTTGAATTGGTTGACCGCATTATCGTTATGGACAAAGGCGAAGTTCTGTTTGATGGCCCTAAAGACAAGGTGCTTGCAAAATTGTCTGAAGGTAAGAAGCCAAACCGCAAGATTAGTATTCATAAAGCGCGCCGAACAAATATCCAATCCACGCAGATAAAAACGCGCAAGAGTGCAGGGGGTGAGGCATGAAACTTACCATGAAACAGAATGATACTTTGACCTCTGAAAGCGCAGACTTACTAGAAGCGCCTAAGTTTTTTCTGCGGCTAACACAGGTTGTTTTGATCTTGTTCCTCAGCGCTTTTATTGCTTGGGCAGCTTTCGCACAGGTTGAACAATCCACGCGTGCTGATGGCAATGTTATTCCTGCAGGTAAGGTCCAAGTTGTTCAGAATTTGGAAGGCGGGATTATCAGTGTGATCCACGTGCAAGATGGCGACACGATTGAGGCGGGAGAACCGCTGGTTGAAATTAGCACCGCACAAGCTTCTTCTTCATTGAAGGAAGCTGAGGAAAAAATCGTCGGCTATGAAGGCGCAATTGTTCGTCTTGAAGCTGAGCGTGATGATGTCGCGCCCCAATTTGATGCAGAATTTATCGCAAAATATCCAGCCGTCGTGAACGGGCAAATTGGATTGCATGAGGCGCGACAAAATTCAAAAACGGCATTTTTAGCGGAACAAGATTCTGAAATAGCGCAACGTCAGCATGAAATCTCAGAACAACAATCCAAAGCAAAATCAGCCAAAAGTCGGTTAGAGCTTGCACAGTCAGAGCGCAACATTATTGCCCCACTGGTAAAAAGAGGAGCGGCCCCCAAGCTTGAACTCTTAACGTTGGAGCGCCAAATCACGGAGATTAAAGAGGGCATTGCAACGGCTGAAAATGCGGTTCCCCGTTTAAAAGCTGCCATTCAAAGTCATAAGGAAATTAAAACCCGAGAACTTAGCCGACTGCGCAGCGATCTATTAAACGAGCTCAATGAAACACGCACTGCATTGTCTGCTTTGAAAGAAGCGATCAAGGGAACGCAGGATCAACTAAAACGCGCCATTGTGCGCTCCCCCGTTGCAGGCACAGTAAAGTCGATCAACGTCAACACGCTAGGACAGGTCATCTCATCAGGCGTGGATATTGTTGAGATCATTCCAGCCGATGATTCACTGCTCATCGAGGGGCGGGTGCCGCCTCAAGACATCGCCTTTTTGCGTCCCGATCTTGAAACAAACATTCGTATGACGGCCTATGATTTCTCAATTTATGGCAGTCTTAAAGGTAAGCTAGAGTCCATTTCTGCCGACAGTATTGAGGACGATGAAGGCAACCGTTTTTATCGTATTAAGGTGCGAGCAGATAAAAATGTGTTGGAGCGGGACGGTGAAAGCTTTCCAATTATTCCTGGTATGACGGCTGAAATAAACATTGTGACGGGCGAACGTACGATCTTGGAATATATGATGAAGCCTGTTGTTAAGACGCTGTCACGGTCGCTGCATGAGCGATAAAAGGGTTGCTTATTAGCCCAATCCGTTAGTAAACACGTAAACGCCATTTCACAGAGTTTGTGATTTTACGCTCGTTGATTAAACGTCTCATCGCAATGGTTGAATGGACATTAGTCACCAAAGCTGCCGCTTGATCGATGTATTGAAAACTTAATTGCAAGCAGTATCAAGTAAGATGACCGCAAACTGACCTATCAGTAACTTGACCAGGATCAAAGCGCGGGCATCTTTGTTTCGCTGGCTGCTATTTTATCTTAAATTTTGGGCCTGACAGTGATCACCATCAGGCCCGTTATTCTTAGTTTGAAGAGGCAAGTTGTTTTGGCAATTTGAAGGTCCAAAGTGTTCCGCCTTGATTGAGGTAGTTCACCTTCTTGGCAACTTCACCACCCCAAAGTGGAACAGCGCCGCCCCAACCAGAGATAACTGAGACATATTGCTCGCCGTCTTGTTCCCAAGTAACGGGCTGGCCAACAATGCCTGAACCAGTTTGGAAAGACCAAAGCTGCTCACCTGTTTCATCATCAAACGCGATGAACTCACCTTCTGGTGTTCCCGTAAAGACGAGGCCGCCAGCAGTTGTCATGACACCGGCCCAAAGGGGAGCATTGTTTTTGAATTCCCATTTAACCTCACCAGTGTCAGGGTCAATGGCTTTAAGTGATCCAATATGATCTTTAAAGATCGGCTTGATGGTGAAGCCAGAACCCAAATAAGCGGCACCCTTTTTATAGGTCACAGGTTCATTCCAAATATCCATGCCCCATTCATTGGAAGGAACATAGAAGTTGCCTGTTTTTGGCGAGTGCGCCATTGGCATCCAGTTTTTACCACCTAGGAAAGACGGGACTGTAAAGGTCGTCTCTCCTTTTTTGCCATCAGCGGCAGCCGAAGGGTCGCCGGGGCGATTATCTTCGTTGAAAATAGGTCGGCCATTTTCATCAATGCCTTTTGCCCATGTGATGTTTTTTACAAAGGGGGTTGCTGAAACAAATTTCCCATCTTGACG encodes:
- a CDS encoding ATP-binding cassette domain-containing protein; protein product: MNKDIESLKKTVNAFVADGSEGLDQKGDVADLKPKPLARALSYVCERFDHPVSPYAIEHTTVFADNKTDVETLPVIGDAIGLNVTRFSGKLKRLSNASLPAIAKMSNGYAVITSVTAEQKNKTLTFSLFADKDDDDKQDQTILLSDFIGKNPVLMTCQRADDEKDDAPISVRGLFSSPIFSSEALFATIAINVIGLGIPLFTMNVYDRVLPNFSLDTLTVLAIGVCLAALFDFALRLLRTHIVDGTSRRIDVLFLNRIFARYLATALSKERRMVGSDANAFRDTDVIREFHSSASLAIFGDLPFIFLFVGVIAFIGGPLVYVTIIAITLMLLVGFLVQRPLAKITEEAYQNTANRNTVLIETISGIETLKAIGLERKAAQKWEKAAAAQIRSGVKSRAYTNFAMSFMVLAQTVATVALVVAAVHLIIAGTISAGAMLACMIIQGRAMGPVSQISSLVLRLYQVKAAERALSEIQSRPLERRETSRFIKHPGIKGDVQFENVSFTYDDESKVAALKDVSLSIKQGEKVAIIGHSGSGKTTLLKILAKLYAPDSGRVFVDGIGLSALDPSEIRRHIGWAGADATLFAGTIRENLMGHMPSLTDVDLVNAVRTSGSLSWINGLSHGFDTLLTEGGTNLSSGQRQTLVLARAIISNPPLLLLDEPTSNMDGRLERVVIDGFEKANRDHTLLVVTHRPSTFELVDRIIVMDKGEVLFDGPKDKVLAKLSEGKKPNRKISIHKARRTNIQSTQIKTRKSAGGEA
- a CDS encoding TolC family outer membrane protein; protein product: MWQRTKIGGLTVTLLVGLGTFSTNAETLRSVVREVLIDNPEIAALALNRAAIEQEERQAKGLKRPNVDLFGGVGVGRDDRNFIRDGASVQGDIGVSLTQKLFDGFEAKNRIKRQKARGASARSRVKDASNIVTLQVVRAFLETRRAHTIASVARQNVGAHQRIVGKVRESANAGRGTNTQVQQALAQLEQAKIDLESAELQILDARTAFFSVVGREPGKLHKVKVPSIHFPHTVQDAVALATSQSPAVQARVFDADAALSAVEVAKASRFPQVDLEASVFETFNETPGGGGSEFDGQALVRFKYKLYGGGINRSRRREAELRAAEARNDVEITKRTISRDVRLAYGQTTTAKRRVALMRSKANRAGRILPDYLAQFDAGRRSLLDVLDIQNDIFVNRSAAVSEEFTGKFNRFRILALSGKLVQSLGVQLPKAATQTYRLTIEDVDAWENLR
- a CDS encoding HlyD family type I secretion periplasmic adaptor subunit — protein: MKLTMKQNDTLTSESADLLEAPKFFLRLTQVVLILFLSAFIAWAAFAQVEQSTRADGNVIPAGKVQVVQNLEGGIISVIHVQDGDTIEAGEPLVEISTAQASSSLKEAEEKIVGYEGAIVRLEAERDDVAPQFDAEFIAKYPAVVNGQIGLHEARQNSKTAFLAEQDSEIAQRQHEISEQQSKAKSAKSRLELAQSERNIIAPLVKRGAAPKLELLTLERQITEIKEGIATAENAVPRLKAAIQSHKEIKTRELSRLRSDLLNELNETRTALSALKEAIKGTQDQLKRAIVRSPVAGTVKSINVNTLGQVISSGVDIVEIIPADDSLLIEGRVPPQDIAFLRPDLETNIRMTAYDFSIYGSLKGKLESISADSIEDDEGNRFYRIKVRADKNVLERDGESFPIIPGMTAEINIVTGERTILEYMMKPVVKTLSRSLHER